Proteins co-encoded in one Actinomadura luteofluorescens genomic window:
- a CDS encoding sigma-70 family RNA polymerase sigma factor has protein sequence MSRERTPDPPDDKALISRARTGDVSAYAMLYECHVDAARRLARTLIEGDAAEDAVQETFTKVLDLLRRGDGPREGFRPYLLTALRHTVYDRFRAEKRLQSTGEIEKYDTGVPFADPLPEGSTAARAFRSLPERWRVVLWHTEIERAKPAEVASLLGLTPNGAAALAYRAREGLRQAYLQAHLDEMRPTRHEECREALRSMGAYVRGGLSGRESLALDRHLRSCPDCRTVLDEARDVNATLRDVLSPLVFGGRGGNGRPRRRRDAHLARSQDEKAAVGRGTVGGPRDRRGRRPRLAGLTGHRNRRAGAGALTSGGYFDHGCAGDGAARPAAADG, from the coding sequence TTGAGCCGGGAGAGGACGCCGGATCCTCCTGACGACAAGGCGCTGATCTCCCGCGCCCGCACCGGTGACGTGTCCGCCTACGCGATGCTTTACGAGTGCCACGTGGACGCGGCGCGCCGTCTGGCCCGGACCCTGATCGAAGGGGACGCCGCCGAGGACGCCGTCCAGGAGACCTTCACCAAGGTCCTCGACCTGCTGCGCCGAGGCGACGGGCCGCGGGAGGGGTTCAGGCCGTACCTGCTCACAGCGCTCCGGCACACCGTCTACGACCGCTTCCGGGCCGAAAAGCGACTCCAGTCGACCGGCGAGATCGAGAAGTACGACACCGGCGTCCCGTTCGCCGATCCGCTGCCGGAAGGGTCGACCGCCGCCCGGGCCTTCCGGTCGCTGCCCGAGCGCTGGCGGGTCGTGCTGTGGCATACCGAGATCGAGCGCGCCAAACCCGCCGAGGTGGCGTCACTGCTCGGGCTCACCCCCAACGGCGCCGCCGCACTGGCCTACCGCGCCCGTGAGGGACTCCGCCAGGCATACCTGCAAGCGCATCTCGACGAGATGCGGCCGACACGGCATGAGGAGTGCCGCGAGGCGTTGCGGAGTATGGGCGCGTACGTGCGCGGCGGACTGTCCGGGCGAGAGTCGCTCGCACTCGACCGGCACCTCAGGAGCTGCCCGGACTGCCGGACGGTCCTCGACGAGGCGCGCGACGTCAACGCCACATTGCGGGACGTCCTGAGCCCGCTGGTGTTCGGGGGCCGGGGCGGCAACGGGAGGCCTCGGCGCCGGCGGGACGCTCACCTGGCTCGGTCACAGGACGAGAAGGCTGCTGTGGGTCGCGGCACCGTTGGGGGCCCTCGCGACCGCCGCGGGCGTCGTCCTCGCCTGGCTGGGCTGACCGGTCACCGGAACCGCCGGGCGGGTGCGGGTGCCCTGACGTCCGGCGGATACTTCGATCATGGTTGTGCTGGAGACGGAGCGGCTCGTCCTGCGGCCGCTGACGGGTGA
- a CDS encoding GNAT family N-acetyltransferase, translating into MVVLETERLVLRPLTGEDFDDYAAMLADPQVVGGLAESVGTSPADAWRSLALFIGHREMRGYSHWALVEKATGRFVGRAGPWQPHGFPGLGVGWCLAREHWGKGYATEAARASLDYCLRELGAEEVISVILPGNSPSIAVAERIGHRYLRDIQYRGQTVHLYGQRLSSK; encoded by the coding sequence ATGGTTGTGCTGGAGACGGAGCGGCTCGTCCTGCGGCCGCTGACGGGTGAGGATTTCGACGACTACGCTGCGATGCTGGCCGACCCGCAGGTCGTGGGAGGGCTGGCGGAGAGCGTCGGCACCTCGCCTGCTGATGCTTGGCGAAGTCTCGCCTTGTTCATCGGACACCGGGAGATGCGAGGTTACTCCCACTGGGCGCTGGTGGAGAAGGCCACCGGCCGGTTCGTCGGGCGCGCCGGCCCCTGGCAGCCGCACGGGTTTCCAGGGCTGGGGGTCGGCTGGTGCCTGGCACGCGAGCACTGGGGGAAGGGGTACGCAACGGAGGCGGCCCGCGCTTCTCTGGATTACTGCCTCAGGGAGCTGGGCGCAGAGGAAGTCATCTCCGTCATCCTGCCGGGCAACTCCCCTTCGATAGCCGTCGCTGAGCGAATCGGGCACCGCTACCTGCGTGATATCCAGTACCGCGGCCAGACCGTCCACCTCTACGGCCAGCGTCTGAGTTCGAAGTAA
- a CDS encoding metallophosphoesterase family protein — MGRTVIVGDIHGCFDELIDLLEKVELQPDDLLVSVGDLVDRGPAPGKVVEFFRERPNSVVVMGNHERKHVRGIFSYAQEITRLQMGDEYAETVEWMRTLPYFFESEDVRVVHAALVPGVPPAGQREEILCGTTSGERELAALFPDGHWHDRYTDDKPVVFGHHVTGREPLIRDGKVFGLDTGACHGWNLTALCVPGFTVHSVAARADHWSAVKREWQLPVLKAKAWSDFTWSELSEKAARFSGKSDAASQEWLRAVEEWAARLRALAPVLVDAALRASAELTPDEMRRHPAAPMLFQARGGRLDQTALARRCTTPGRTLEVAAALGVTAPVSPG, encoded by the coding sequence GTGGGACGCACGGTCATCGTGGGCGACATTCACGGCTGCTTCGACGAGCTGATCGATCTGCTGGAGAAGGTGGAACTTCAACCGGACGACCTCCTGGTCAGCGTGGGCGATCTCGTCGACCGGGGCCCGGCGCCCGGGAAGGTCGTCGAGTTCTTCCGCGAGCGTCCGAACTCGGTCGTGGTCATGGGCAACCACGAGCGCAAGCACGTGCGCGGAATCTTCTCCTACGCGCAGGAGATCACGCGCCTGCAAATGGGCGACGAGTACGCCGAGACGGTCGAGTGGATGCGGACGCTTCCGTACTTCTTCGAGAGCGAGGACGTCCGGGTCGTGCATGCGGCGCTGGTCCCCGGTGTCCCTCCCGCCGGCCAGCGGGAGGAGATCCTCTGCGGCACGACCAGCGGCGAACGGGAACTCGCCGCGCTGTTCCCGGACGGCCACTGGCACGACCGCTACACCGACGACAAGCCGGTCGTGTTCGGTCACCACGTCACCGGACGGGAGCCTCTGATCCGCGACGGAAAGGTTTTCGGGCTCGACACCGGCGCCTGCCACGGATGGAACCTCACCGCGTTGTGCGTCCCGGGGTTCACGGTCCACTCGGTGGCGGCACGCGCTGATCATTGGTCCGCCGTCAAGCGCGAATGGCAGTTGCCGGTCCTGAAGGCCAAGGCGTGGAGTGACTTCACGTGGTCGGAATTGAGCGAGAAGGCGGCCCGATTCTCCGGCAAGTCCGATGCGGCATCGCAGGAATGGCTCCGGGCGGTCGAAGAGTGGGCCGCTCGACTGCGAGCCCTGGCTCCCGTTCTGGTCGATGCGGCGCTTCGGGCCTCGGCGGAGCTCACCCCGGACGAGATGCGACGGCATCCGGCTGCACCGATGCTGTTCCAGGCCCGTGGCGGACGGCTCGACCAGACCGCATTGGCCAGGCGGTGCACCACGCCAGGCAGGACGCTGGAAGTGGCGGCCGCCCTGGGAGTCACGGCCCCTGTTTCGCCTGGCTGA
- a CDS encoding GNAT family N-acetyltransferase, whose protein sequence is MPTWTVRSETAEDVPAIRDIVLAAFPTAEEAGIVDALRADADAWIDGLSMVSTAPDGTPAGYALLTRCHVDGEPALALAPCAVLPSFQRTGAGSAAIRAGLDAARAMGENLVLVLGHADYYPRFGFVPASRFGIRAPFEVPDEAMMAMALDDTRPVPTGTIQYPAAFGV, encoded by the coding sequence ATGCCCACCTGGACCGTTCGCTCCGAGACCGCCGAAGACGTCCCCGCCATCCGCGACATCGTCCTGGCCGCCTTCCCCACCGCCGAGGAGGCCGGCATCGTCGACGCCCTGCGCGCCGACGCGGATGCGTGGATCGACGGCCTGTCGATGGTCAGCACGGCCCCTGACGGCACCCCGGCCGGATATGCGCTGCTCACTCGCTGCCACGTCGACGGGGAGCCCGCGCTCGCGCTGGCTCCGTGCGCCGTACTGCCGTCGTTCCAGCGGACGGGCGCCGGCTCTGCCGCCATCCGCGCCGGCCTGGACGCCGCGCGGGCCATGGGCGAGAACCTCGTCCTGGTCCTGGGCCACGCCGACTACTACCCGCGGTTCGGCTTCGTCCCGGCCTCCCGCTTCGGCATCCGCGCGCCCTTCGAGGTCCCTGACGAGGCCATGATGGCCATGGCCCTGGACGACACCCGCCCGGTCCCGACCGGCACCATCCAGTACCCCGCCGCCTTCGGGGTCTGA
- a CDS encoding restriction endonuclease — MQREAESAAAARRRAEAAAQREAARARAAYERARAADEKERKRLYVESRMAEVAAQNESLAQRLEELDSILVSGLRTDTRFDLERLKEKPNVKPFDPGPASRPETPPLQEAFLPPPQTGMSKLFGGARHEEQVRQGQLNYQRAYAEHAQREQARQATLSRLQQEHSRRTDEARERARRQHAEVEAFKRDLAEGRPDAVAAYFDLVLNTVPLPDGFPAKWRMAYVPESAQLVVEYELPTIEVVPTVKAYRYVKTSDSVTETKRPATQVKSQYTSVISQVALRVVRDLFEADATGHVTTVVFNGMVDTVDAATGRAVRPCLLTLRTTREVFSELDLARVEPAACLKHLGAGVSRNSAELSPVRPVLEFSMVDPRFVEETDILGELDERPNLLEMSPTEFEGLIQNLFARMGLETRQTRPSRDGGVDCVAYDPRPIMGGKVVIQAKRYRNTVGVSAVRDLYGTLQNEGASKGILVTTSGYGQASFDFAKNKPIELLDGANLLYLLKEHAGVEARIEAPKGWRDPDLDRADSAAPPSPLRAGANVKISSPAVVCAFALPSPDHDPCALLLNPDRKVRSDADFIFYNQPVSADGAVEVDTAARQVRVDLARLATDVSTVLLVTSGPPGGVRLTVTERSGTAHALAADATTETVLVCAEIYRRQGGWRLRAVGHGYADGLAGLARDHGVVIE; from the coding sequence ATGCAGCGCGAAGCCGAGAGCGCGGCGGCGGCGCGGCGGAGGGCGGAGGCGGCCGCGCAACGGGAGGCGGCCCGGGCCCGAGCCGCCTACGAGCGCGCGCGGGCCGCCGATGAGAAAGAGCGCAAACGCCTCTATGTCGAATCCCGGATGGCCGAGGTTGCGGCGCAGAACGAAAGTCTCGCCCAGCGGCTGGAGGAATTGGATTCGATTCTGGTATCGGGCCTGCGCACCGACACCCGATTCGACCTCGAACGGCTCAAGGAAAAGCCGAACGTGAAGCCCTTCGACCCCGGACCGGCAAGCCGCCCCGAAACTCCGCCACTGCAGGAGGCGTTCCTGCCGCCCCCGCAGACGGGCATGTCCAAGCTGTTCGGCGGGGCACGGCACGAGGAACAGGTCCGGCAGGGGCAGCTGAACTACCAGCGGGCCTACGCCGAGCACGCTCAGCGGGAGCAAGCCCGGCAAGCCACGCTGAGTCGCCTCCAGCAGGAACACTCGCGGCGGACTGACGAGGCCAGGGAGCGGGCACGGCGGCAGCACGCCGAGGTCGAGGCGTTCAAGCGGGACCTTGCGGAGGGACGGCCCGACGCCGTCGCCGCGTACTTCGACCTTGTCCTCAACACCGTCCCCCTTCCCGACGGCTTCCCGGCGAAGTGGCGGATGGCGTACGTCCCCGAATCCGCTCAGCTCGTGGTCGAGTACGAACTGCCGACCATCGAGGTCGTTCCGACCGTCAAGGCCTACCGGTACGTCAAGACCTCCGATTCCGTCACCGAGACGAAGCGTCCGGCCACCCAGGTCAAGTCGCAGTACACCTCGGTCATCAGCCAGGTCGCGTTGCGTGTGGTCCGAGACCTGTTCGAAGCCGACGCCACCGGTCACGTGACCACGGTCGTCTTCAACGGCATGGTCGACACCGTCGACGCGGCGACGGGACGTGCCGTCCGGCCCTGCCTGCTGACGTTGCGCACGACCAGGGAGGTGTTCTCCGAACTCGATCTCGCACGGGTCGAACCGGCCGCCTGCCTGAAGCATCTGGGCGCGGGCGTGTCCCGGAACAGCGCCGAGCTCTCGCCCGTCCGTCCCGTGCTCGAGTTCAGCATGGTCGATCCGCGCTTCGTCGAGGAGACCGACATCCTCGGGGAACTGGACGAACGGCCGAACCTCCTGGAGATGAGCCCCACGGAGTTCGAAGGGCTGATCCAGAACCTGTTCGCGCGGATGGGCCTGGAGACGCGGCAGACCAGACCGTCACGGGACGGTGGCGTCGACTGCGTCGCCTACGACCCACGCCCGATCATGGGCGGCAAGGTCGTGATCCAGGCGAAGCGGTACCGGAACACCGTCGGGGTGTCCGCTGTCCGCGACCTCTACGGGACGCTGCAGAACGAAGGCGCGTCCAAGGGCATCCTCGTCACGACCAGCGGCTACGGTCAGGCCTCCTTCGACTTCGCCAAGAACAAACCCATCGAGCTGCTCGACGGCGCGAACCTGCTCTACCTGCTCAAGGAGCACGCTGGAGTGGAGGCCCGGATCGAAGCCCCGAAGGGCTGGCGTGATCCGGACCTCGACCGCGCCGACTCCGCCGCTCCCCCGAGCCCGCTCCGCGCCGGAGCGAACGTCAAGATCTCCTCGCCCGCGGTCGTGTGCGCCTTCGCGCTGCCGTCTCCCGACCACGATCCCTGCGCCCTGCTTCTGAACCCCGACCGCAAGGTCCGGTCCGATGCCGATTTCATCTTCTACAACCAGCCGGTCTCCGCCGATGGCGCGGTCGAAGTGGACACCGCGGCCAGGCAGGTGCGGGTGGATCTGGCGCGGCTGGCCACGGACGTGTCGACCGTTCTGCTGGTCACGAGCGGGCCACCCGGCGGTGTCCGGCTCACCGTGACCGAACGGAGCGGCACCGCCCATGCTCTGGCAGCGGACGCCACGACGGAGACGGTCCTGGTCTGCGCCGAGATCTACCGCCGCCAGGGTGGCTGGCGGCTGCGCGCCGTGGGCCATGGGTACGCGGACGGCCTGGCCGGGCTTGCCAGAGACCACGGCGTCGTCATCGAATGA
- a CDS encoding acyl-CoA dehydrogenase family protein, which produces MGRDIYTEEHEAFRDMVRSFIAKEVAPHHEQWEKDGIVSREVWLAAGRAGLLGIDMPEEFGGGGDPDYRYYVILNEELAKAGVHGPGFAVHNDINGGYLRQLCSPEQQRRWFPGYCSGEIVTAIAMTEPAAGSDLQGIKTTALKDGDHYVLNGSKTFISNGILADLVIVVAKTDPSAGAKGVSLLAVERGMEGFERGRNLDKVGMHAQDTAELFFDNVRVPKENLLGEEGMGFVYLMQNLARERLSIGATAQAAAESAFEQTLEYCKTREAFGRPIGKFQHNRFTLAEMKTELTVTRAFTDECIVKESRGELTPDEAAMLKWWNTELLKRVVDRCVQLYGGYGYMTEYPIAKAYQDVRIQTIFGGTTEIMKEIIGRGLGV; this is translated from the coding sequence ATGGGACGCGACATCTACACCGAGGAGCACGAGGCCTTCCGCGACATGGTGCGCTCCTTCATCGCCAAGGAGGTCGCGCCCCACCACGAGCAGTGGGAGAAGGACGGGATCGTCTCGCGCGAGGTCTGGCTGGCGGCGGGCCGCGCGGGCCTGCTCGGCATCGACATGCCGGAGGAGTTCGGCGGCGGCGGCGACCCCGACTACCGCTACTACGTGATCCTCAACGAGGAGCTGGCGAAGGCCGGCGTGCACGGCCCCGGCTTCGCCGTCCACAACGACATCAACGGCGGGTACCTGCGGCAGCTGTGCAGCCCCGAGCAGCAGCGGCGCTGGTTCCCCGGCTACTGCTCCGGCGAGATCGTCACCGCGATCGCGATGACCGAGCCCGCCGCCGGGTCCGACCTCCAGGGCATCAAGACCACGGCGCTGAAGGACGGCGACCACTACGTCCTCAACGGGTCGAAGACGTTCATCTCCAACGGCATCCTCGCCGACCTGGTCATCGTCGTCGCCAAGACCGACCCGTCCGCCGGGGCCAAGGGCGTCAGCCTCCTCGCCGTCGAGCGCGGCATGGAGGGCTTCGAGCGCGGCCGCAACCTCGACAAGGTCGGCATGCACGCCCAGGACACCGCCGAGCTGTTCTTCGACAACGTCCGCGTCCCCAAGGAGAACCTCCTCGGCGAGGAGGGCATGGGCTTCGTCTACCTCATGCAGAACCTCGCCCGCGAGCGGCTGTCCATCGGCGCCACCGCGCAGGCCGCCGCCGAGAGCGCCTTCGAGCAGACACTGGAGTACTGCAAGACGCGTGAGGCGTTCGGCCGTCCCATCGGCAAGTTCCAGCACAACCGGTTCACGCTCGCCGAGATGAAGACCGAGCTGACCGTCACGCGCGCCTTCACCGACGAGTGCATCGTCAAGGAGAGCAGGGGCGAGCTGACCCCCGACGAGGCCGCGATGCTCAAGTGGTGGAACACCGAACTGCTCAAGCGCGTCGTGGACCGCTGCGTCCAGCTGTACGGCGGCTACGGCTACATGACCGAGTACCCGATCGCCAAGGCCTACCAGGACGTCCGCATCCAGACCATCTTCGGCGGCACCACCGAGATCATGAAAGAGATCATCGGCCGCGGCCTCGGCGTCTGA
- a CDS encoding MerR family transcriptional regulator, translating to MELTVDELASRAGVTVRTVRFYAGRGLLPPPRLRGRTGLYGADHLARLELVRELQALGLTLASIEKHLQRIPLDAPAEDLALQRALLSPWAPERSEDLDRHELDRRAGRHLDDETIGRLEALGVVERISDGPAGEVRVVSPALLGVSAELAALPLPLDTLVASYEAVDRHTTALAAELQQVFQDTVVRPYRAGGRAPQERERLMEMAGKLKPLMIQSLVTSFQRAVDKALRRSVPD from the coding sequence ATGGAACTGACCGTCGACGAGCTGGCCTCGCGCGCCGGGGTCACCGTCCGCACCGTGCGGTTCTACGCCGGGCGGGGCCTGCTGCCTCCGCCGAGGCTGCGCGGCCGGACGGGCCTCTACGGCGCCGACCACCTGGCACGGCTCGAACTCGTCCGGGAGCTCCAGGCGCTCGGGCTCACGCTCGCCTCGATCGAGAAGCACCTCCAGCGGATCCCGCTGGACGCGCCGGCCGAGGACCTCGCCCTCCAGCGCGCCCTGCTGTCCCCCTGGGCGCCGGAGCGCTCCGAGGACCTCGACCGGCACGAGCTGGACCGGCGGGCCGGACGCCACCTGGACGACGAGACGATCGGGCGGCTGGAGGCCCTCGGCGTCGTCGAGCGGATCTCGGACGGCCCGGCGGGCGAGGTGCGGGTCGTCAGCCCCGCGCTGCTCGGCGTCAGCGCCGAACTGGCGGCGCTCCCGCTGCCGCTGGACACCCTGGTCGCCTCGTACGAGGCCGTGGACCGGCACACGACGGCGCTGGCCGCCGAGCTCCAGCAGGTCTTCCAGGACACCGTCGTCCGCCCCTATCGGGCGGGCGGGCGCGCCCCGCAGGAGCGCGAGCGGCTCATGGAGATGGCCGGGAAGCTCAAGCCGCTGATGATCCAGTCACTGGTCACCTCGTTCCAGCGGGCCGTCGACAAGGCGCTCCGCCGGTCGGTCCCCGACTAG
- a CDS encoding polyamine aminopropyltransferase has translation MFACAACGLVYELALVALGSYLVGNSVTQASIVLSVMVFAMGVGSLAAKPLQGRAVVAFAVVEGALALIGGVSVLVLYAAFAWLDLYVPALVVVAFAVGALIGAEIPLLMTLLQRIRKQDAGSAVADLFAADYVGALIGGLAFPFLLLPAFGHIKGALLVGVVNAVAGMAVVMWLFRREVGRAARIGLALGMVAVLAVLGGTYALADGFEVSARQALYDAPIAVAKRTRYQEIVITRQAGLGPSDLRLFLNGDLQFSSVDEYRYHESLVHPLMSGPHGRVLILGGGDGLALREVLRYRDVQSATLVELDPEMIHLARTYGPLESLNRRSFEDPRSQVVNADAFSWLRGLDRQFDAVIVDMPDPDDVSTAKLYSVEFYGMVKRALAPGGRMVVQSGSPYFAPKSFWSIQKSIAAAGLATTPYHVDVPSFGDWGFVLASPGKRPPALALPRDVPDLRFLDGPVLQAAAAFPKDRRNRDVDVNTLVHPRLVEYEGQEWKNS, from the coding sequence GTGTTCGCGTGCGCGGCGTGCGGCCTGGTGTACGAGCTGGCCCTGGTCGCGCTCGGCAGCTACCTCGTCGGGAACTCCGTCACGCAGGCGTCGATCGTCCTGTCGGTGATGGTGTTCGCGATGGGCGTCGGCTCCCTGGCCGCCAAGCCGCTGCAGGGCCGCGCCGTGGTCGCGTTCGCGGTCGTGGAGGGCGCGCTCGCCCTGATCGGCGGCGTGTCGGTCCTCGTGCTGTACGCGGCGTTCGCGTGGCTCGACCTGTACGTCCCGGCGCTGGTGGTGGTGGCGTTCGCGGTGGGCGCGCTGATCGGCGCGGAGATCCCGCTGCTGATGACGCTGCTCCAGCGGATCCGCAAGCAGGACGCCGGGTCGGCGGTGGCCGACCTGTTCGCGGCCGACTACGTGGGCGCGCTGATCGGCGGGCTGGCCTTCCCGTTCCTGCTGCTGCCCGCGTTCGGCCACATCAAGGGCGCGCTCCTCGTCGGCGTCGTGAACGCCGTCGCCGGCATGGCGGTCGTGATGTGGCTGTTCCGCCGCGAGGTCGGCCGCGCCGCCCGGATCGGGCTCGCCCTCGGCATGGTCGCCGTCCTCGCCGTCCTCGGCGGGACGTACGCGCTCGCCGACGGCTTCGAGGTGTCGGCGCGGCAGGCGCTGTACGACGCCCCGATCGCGGTGGCGAAGCGGACGAGGTACCAGGAGATCGTCATCACGCGGCAGGCCGGACTCGGCCCCTCGGACCTGCGGCTCTTCCTGAACGGCGACCTCCAGTTCTCTTCGGTGGACGAGTACCGGTACCACGAGTCGCTCGTCCACCCGCTGATGTCGGGGCCGCACGGGCGGGTGCTGATCCTCGGCGGCGGCGACGGCCTGGCGCTGCGCGAGGTGCTGCGCTACCGGGACGTCCAGAGCGCGACGCTGGTCGAACTGGACCCCGAGATGATCCACCTGGCCCGGACGTACGGGCCGCTGGAGTCCCTCAACCGCCGCTCGTTCGAGGACCCGCGCTCCCAGGTCGTCAACGCCGACGCGTTCTCCTGGCTGCGCGGCCTGGACCGGCAGTTCGACGCGGTCATCGTGGACATGCCCGACCCCGACGACGTGTCCACCGCCAAGCTGTACTCGGTCGAGTTCTACGGGATGGTGAAGCGGGCGCTGGCACCGGGCGGCCGAATGGTCGTGCAGTCCGGGTCGCCCTACTTCGCGCCCAAGTCGTTCTGGAGCATCCAGAAGTCCATCGCCGCCGCCGGTCTCGCCACCACTCCCTACCACGTGGACGTGCCGAGCTTCGGCGACTGGGGATTCGTCCTGGCGTCCCCCGGGAAGCGGCCGCCCGCGCTGGCTCTGCCGCGCGACGTCCCGGACCTGCGCTTCCTCGACGGGCCGGTGCTCCAGGCGGCGGCGGCCTTCCCCAAGGACCGCCGGAACCGCGACGTGGACGTCAACACCCTCGTCCACCCGCGCCTGGTCGAATACGAGGGCCAGGAGTGGAAGAACTCCTGA
- a CDS encoding DUF350 domain-containing protein translates to MNDVLNEIGATFAYGAVGIALMALGYLVVEVTTPGKLGKQIWTEGNRGAALLLAAKLLGIAAIVTTAIVTSDNDLTDGLVDTAVFGGIGIVLMIVAFFLLDVLTPGKLGATLVDAGGTGGAIHPAGWVVAAADLGVAAIVAGAVS, encoded by the coding sequence ATGAACGACGTCCTTAACGAGATCGGGGCGACCTTCGCCTACGGCGCGGTCGGCATCGCCCTGATGGCGCTCGGCTACCTGGTCGTGGAGGTGACGACGCCCGGCAAGCTCGGCAAGCAGATCTGGACCGAGGGCAACCGGGGCGCCGCGCTCCTGCTGGCCGCCAAGCTCCTCGGCATCGCCGCGATCGTCACCACCGCGATCGTGACCAGCGACAACGACCTCACCGACGGCCTGGTCGACACCGCCGTGTTCGGCGGGATCGGCATCGTGCTGATGATCGTCGCGTTCTTCCTGCTGGACGTGCTCACGCCCGGCAAGCTCGGCGCCACCCTCGTGGACGCGGGCGGCACGGGCGGCGCGATCCACCCGGCGGGCTGGGTCGTCGCCGCCGCCGACCTCGGCGTGGCCGCGATCGTGGCCGGGGCGGTCTCCTGA
- a CDS encoding DUF4247 domain-containing protein translates to MNSRYRVAGAAAAAVLTATALGGCGKSQSSWIADKYTKVGYDTYRSPKAPQTVASEIGRKFRPIDRVDDMATMGANGGIFMRYPKLVVGVLPNGTGSRITVDNPRGGYSRHYSHVSGRWSSPGSNGWTRSGAASFRGGGPGSGK, encoded by the coding sequence ATGAACAGCAGATACCGGGTGGCGGGCGCGGCGGCCGCCGCCGTCCTGACCGCCACGGCGCTCGGCGGCTGCGGGAAGTCGCAGTCGTCCTGGATCGCCGACAAGTACACCAAGGTCGGATACGACACCTACCGGTCGCCGAAGGCCCCCCAGACGGTCGCCTCGGAGATCGGCCGCAAGTTCCGGCCCATCGACCGGGTGGACGACATGGCGACCATGGGCGCCAACGGCGGCATCTTCATGCGCTACCCGAAGCTCGTCGTCGGCGTCCTGCCGAACGGGACGGGCAGCCGCATCACGGTCGACAACCCGCGCGGCGGCTACAGCCGCCACTACTCGCACGTGAGCGGGCGCTGGAGCAGCCCGGGCAGCAACGGATGGACCAGGAGCGGCGCCGCGTCGTTCCGCGGCGGCGGACCCGGCTCGGGCAAATGA
- a CDS encoding DUF2617 family protein, translating into MQATLDTPYSDARADGLSFALGLPPMDALAVLPVERAGLTVELRLLGASHQVIAGPLSETVACLPGRAEPLPGRATTSVPGWAYDFAATTAAHSDATAFARAVEAVCARLADRGDALTGAFPGSPHAVTVLALEDAAGREDALGWRTWHAYPQTREIVMTRSRLVRPS; encoded by the coding sequence TTGCAGGCCACCCTCGACACCCCCTACTCGGACGCCCGCGCCGACGGGCTGTCGTTCGCGCTCGGCCTGCCGCCGATGGACGCCCTCGCCGTCCTGCCGGTGGAGCGCGCGGGCCTGACCGTGGAGCTGCGCCTGCTCGGCGCGTCCCACCAGGTCATCGCCGGGCCGCTGAGCGAGACGGTGGCGTGCCTGCCCGGACGCGCCGAACCGCTGCCGGGCCGTGCGACGACGAGCGTGCCCGGCTGGGCGTACGACTTCGCCGCGACGACCGCGGCGCACAGCGACGCGACGGCGTTCGCCCGCGCCGTCGAGGCCGTGTGCGCGCGGCTGGCGGACCGCGGTGACGCGCTGACCGGGGCGTTCCCCGGTTCCCCGCACGCCGTCACCGTCCTTGCCCTGGAAGACGCGGCGGGCCGGGAGGACGCGCTCGGATGGCGCACCTGGCACGCCTACCCGCAGACCCGGGAGATCGTGATGACGCGGAGCCGGCTGGTGAGACCCTCATGA
- a CDS encoding DUF4178 domain-containing protein, with product MGKAAIVILLALILIALVVLIVVLLRRRSGAPAPAPAPAVPRDPFAAEDQVAGDPRALKAGDMVEYLGTRYFVRGSLRLKEGGFTWSEHLLDADTIEGTKVWISVEEDPDLEVVWWTEHEIGDLRPGDKSIVVDGVEYRRDEHGTADYTSEGTTGVGVQGRVEYVDYEGPGGRYLSFEQYGGGQWEAGLGERVPTGSMTIYPGGS from the coding sequence GTGGGCAAAGCGGCGATAGTGATCCTGCTGGCACTGATCCTGATCGCCTTGGTCGTGCTCATCGTCGTCCTCCTGCGGCGCCGGTCCGGGGCTCCGGCGCCCGCGCCCGCCCCGGCCGTCCCGCGCGACCCGTTCGCCGCGGAGGACCAGGTGGCCGGCGACCCCCGCGCGCTCAAGGCCGGCGACATGGTGGAGTACCTCGGCACCCGCTACTTCGTCCGCGGCTCGCTGCGGCTGAAGGAGGGCGGCTTCACCTGGAGCGAGCACCTCCTCGACGCCGACACGATCGAGGGCACCAAGGTGTGGATCTCCGTCGAGGAGGACCCCGACCTCGAGGTCGTCTGGTGGACCGAGCACGAGATCGGCGACCTGCGGCCCGGGGACAAGAGCATCGTCGTGGACGGCGTCGAGTACCGGCGCGACGAGCACGGCACCGCCGACTACACCAGCGAGGGCACGACGGGCGTCGGCGTGCAGGGCCGCGTCGAGTACGTCGACTACGAGGGGCCGGGCGGCAGGTACCTGTCGTTCGAGCAGTACGGCGGCGGGCAGTGGGAGGCGGGCCTCGGGGAGCGCGTCCCGACCGGATCGATGACGATCTACCCGGGCGGTAGCTGA